In Mycobacteriales bacterium, the following are encoded in one genomic region:
- a CDS encoding UDP-N-acetylmuramoyl-L-alanyl-D-glutamate--2,6-diaminopimelate ligase: MSELSVRPTAVEARRIATLVDRLRSAGFTDVELGGDATVEVTGITHDSRLVRPGDLYVARAGENTHGIVHLAEASAAGAVAVLTDRVAARSAIEAGTPAVLAVDEPRAAMGPAAAWAYGDPAESMTLLGVTGTNGKTTTSYLIDAGLRAAGRRTGLVGTIETRVDGEVLPSARTTPEATDLHALLAVMRERGVDSVAMEVSSHALALGRVDGVVFDVAGFTNLTQDHLDFHPDMASYFAAKASLFSPARARRAVVTVDDEWGLRLAGEAGVPVVTTGRRDGADWRRHDEVPAAAGSDGSVRLTGRGDTFVVGCRLLGSVNLVNAAMAFVMLVEAGVESGLARAGIATLAAVPGRLEPVDVGQPFVAVVDYAHTPGAVTAALSDARALADPGGRVLVVLGCGGDRDRAKRPLMGAAAATGSDLAVFTNDNPRSEDPEEILAAMRSGVPAGLRVLVEPDRARAIDAAVRLARAGDVLVVAGKGHEQGQETAGVSVPFDDRLVLRESLLTHFGAA, from the coding sequence ATGTCCGAGCTCTCCGTGCGGCCGACCGCGGTCGAGGCCCGTCGCATCGCGACGCTGGTCGATCGGCTGCGCTCTGCCGGCTTCACCGACGTCGAGCTCGGGGGCGACGCCACTGTCGAGGTGACCGGCATCACCCACGACTCGCGGTTGGTTCGGCCCGGCGACCTCTATGTCGCCCGCGCCGGGGAGAACACGCACGGCATCGTTCACCTCGCCGAGGCGTCAGCCGCCGGCGCGGTGGCGGTCCTGACCGACCGCGTCGCGGCCCGGTCCGCGATTGAAGCCGGGACGCCCGCCGTGCTTGCCGTCGACGAGCCGCGCGCGGCGATGGGACCGGCGGCGGCGTGGGCGTACGGCGACCCGGCCGAGTCGATGACGCTGCTCGGTGTGACCGGCACCAACGGCAAGACGACCACGAGCTACCTCATCGACGCGGGACTGCGCGCCGCCGGCCGGCGTACCGGCCTGGTCGGCACGATCGAGACTCGCGTCGACGGCGAGGTGCTGCCGAGCGCACGCACCACTCCCGAGGCGACCGACCTGCACGCCCTGCTCGCGGTCATGCGGGAGCGTGGCGTCGACTCGGTCGCGATGGAGGTGTCGAGCCACGCGCTCGCGCTCGGCCGGGTCGACGGTGTCGTGTTCGACGTCGCGGGTTTCACCAACCTGACGCAGGACCACCTCGACTTCCACCCCGACATGGCGTCCTACTTCGCCGCGAAGGCGTCGCTGTTCAGCCCGGCCCGGGCGCGGCGGGCGGTCGTCACGGTCGACGACGAGTGGGGCCTGCGGCTTGCCGGCGAAGCAGGTGTGCCGGTGGTCACGACGGGCCGCCGTGACGGTGCTGACTGGCGACGGCACGACGAGGTGCCCGCCGCGGCCGGGTCCGACGGCTCGGTCCGGCTCACGGGTCGCGGCGACACGTTCGTGGTCGGCTGCCGGCTGCTCGGCTCCGTCAACCTGGTCAACGCGGCGATGGCGTTCGTGATGCTCGTCGAGGCGGGTGTCGAGAGCGGGCTCGCTCGCGCCGGCATCGCGACGCTTGCCGCGGTGCCCGGCCGGCTCGAGCCGGTGGACGTCGGACAGCCTTTCGTCGCAGTAGTCGACTACGCCCATACGCCCGGTGCGGTAACGGCGGCGCTGTCCGACGCGCGCGCTCTCGCAGACCCCGGTGGACGGGTGCTGGTCGTGCTCGGCTGCGGCGGCGACCGCGACCGCGCGAAGCGGCCACTGATGGGTGCCGCCGCAGCGACCGGTTCGGACCTGGCCGTCTTCACCAACGACAACCCGCGTTCCGAAGACCCGGAGGAGATCCTCGCCGCCATGCGCAGCGGCGTACCGGCCGGCCTCAGGGTCCTGGTCGAGCCCGACCGGGCGCGGGCCATCGACGCCGCGGTGCGGCTGGCGCGCGCCGGAGACGTGCTCGTCGTCGCCGGAAAGGGACACGAGCAGGGCCAGGAGACGGCCGGGGTGAGCGTGCCCTTCGACGACCGACTGGTGCTTCGCGAGTCGCTGCTGACCCACTTCGGAGCCGCCTGA
- the murF gene encoding UDP-N-acetylmuramoyl-tripeptide--D-alanyl-D-alanine ligase, translated as MLALRAEEIAALCGGRLDHADPTTLVDGSVVVDSRQAGPGSVFVALPGEHDDGHAFVGDAIRRGAALALVDRAVGEPTVVVDDVERALGYLAGGVLRRAPAVRVCGVTGSSGKTSTKDLIADVLGRHGPTVAARGSFNNEIGLPLTVLSLTSDTESLVLEYSARGVGHIAYLCGIARPRIAVVLNVGSAHLGEFGSREAIATAKGELVEALPADGVAVLNRDDPLVAAMASRTAARVVTFGEADGADVRVADLVIDDEARPRFRLVTPYGEAELSLRLHGRHQASNAAAAAVVGLESGMSLPAVVEALAAATPRSAHRMAISHRADGLLVVDDAYNANPESMRAALEALARLGDRRDGATWAVLGEMRELGEDVLDLHRATGRTAAELGVDHLVVIGDVAAAIGEGARAVDGWRGDCTIVATNEEAARLAGTAGARDVVLVKASNAAQLWQVAERVVEGLPS; from the coding sequence ATGCTGGCGCTGCGGGCCGAGGAGATCGCCGCCCTCTGCGGCGGCCGGCTCGACCACGCCGACCCGACGACGCTCGTCGACGGATCGGTGGTCGTCGACTCCCGGCAAGCCGGACCCGGCAGCGTGTTCGTGGCGCTGCCCGGGGAGCACGACGACGGCCACGCGTTCGTCGGCGACGCGATCCGCCGCGGCGCCGCACTGGCGCTCGTCGACCGCGCGGTCGGCGAGCCGACGGTCGTCGTCGACGACGTCGAGCGGGCGCTCGGCTATCTGGCTGGAGGTGTGCTGCGCCGCGCGCCGGCGGTGCGGGTGTGCGGGGTCACCGGGTCATCGGGCAAGACCTCCACGAAGGACCTGATCGCCGACGTCCTCGGTCGGCACGGACCGACCGTCGCGGCGCGCGGGTCGTTCAACAACGAGATCGGACTGCCGCTCACCGTGCTCAGCCTGACCTCGGACACCGAGAGCCTGGTGCTCGAGTACAGCGCCCGAGGCGTCGGGCACATCGCGTACCTGTGCGGCATCGCCCGGCCGCGGATCGCCGTCGTGCTCAACGTGGGGAGCGCGCACCTCGGCGAGTTCGGCAGCCGGGAGGCGATCGCGACAGCGAAGGGCGAGCTGGTCGAAGCTCTGCCGGCCGACGGGGTCGCGGTGCTCAACCGCGACGACCCGCTGGTCGCGGCGATGGCGTCGCGGACCGCCGCGCGGGTCGTCACGTTCGGCGAAGCCGACGGAGCCGACGTACGTGTGGCCGACCTCGTCATCGACGACGAGGCGCGACCACGGTTCCGATTGGTGACGCCGTACGGCGAGGCTGAACTCTCGCTGAGGCTGCACGGGCGCCATCAGGCGAGCAACGCGGCCGCGGCGGCCGTCGTCGGGTTGGAATCGGGGATGAGTCTGCCTGCCGTCGTCGAGGCACTCGCCGCTGCGACACCACGAAGCGCTCACCGCATGGCGATCTCGCACCGCGCCGACGGTCTGCTCGTCGTCGACGACGCCTACAACGCCAACCCCGAGTCGATGCGTGCCGCGCTCGAGGCTCTCGCCCGTCTGGGGGATCGGCGCGACGGTGCCACCTGGGCGGTGCTGGGGGAGATGCGCGAGCTCGGCGAGGACGTCCTGGATCTGCATCGGGCGACCGGCCGCACGGCGGCCGAGCTCGGCGTGGATCATCTGGTGGTGATCGGAGACGTCGCGGCCGCGATCGGCGAGGGAGCGCGCGCCGTCGACGGCTGGCGGGGAGACTGCACGATCGTGGCGACGAACGAGGAGGCGGCGCGGCTCGCCGGCACGGCGGGAGCGCGCGACGTGGTGCTGGTGAAGGCCTCCAACGCGGCCCAACTCTGGCAGGTCGCCGAACGGGTCGTCGAAGGGCTGCCGTCGTGA
- the mraY gene encoding phospho-N-acetylmuramoyl-pentapeptide-transferase: MRDVFVSALVALVVSLVGTPIAIRTFTRRGYGQLIRDDGPTSHHTKRGTPTMGGTVIILATLLGYVAAHLVFLSGFTATGLLVLLLMTGLGLVGFVDDFIKISKQRSLGLTKLAKFAGQAIVAIVFGILAIHFVNQHHLAPASTHLSFTRDYKSWAFGTVGFVVWAYLMITATSNGVNLTDGLDGLASGASCMVFGAYVVIAFWQYGNNCVNVSTTNCYSVRDPLDAAVIAAAAMGACFGFLWWNASPARIFMGDTGSLAIGGLLAGLAVTTRTELLLLILGGLFVIETLSVIIQVASFRGFGRRVFRMAPFHHHFELAGWSENTVIVRFWIIAGLAVAFGLGVFYAAFLSFK; encoded by the coding sequence GTGAGGGACGTCTTCGTCTCGGCGCTGGTCGCGCTGGTCGTCTCGCTGGTGGGCACCCCGATCGCGATCCGCACGTTCACCAGGCGCGGCTACGGCCAGCTGATCCGCGACGACGGGCCGACCAGCCACCACACCAAGCGCGGCACGCCCACGATGGGCGGCACCGTCATCATCCTGGCGACGTTGCTCGGCTACGTCGCGGCGCACCTGGTCTTCCTGAGCGGGTTCACCGCGACCGGCTTGCTCGTCCTGCTGCTGATGACCGGACTCGGCCTGGTCGGTTTCGTCGACGACTTCATCAAGATCAGCAAGCAGCGCAGTCTCGGGCTGACCAAGCTCGCGAAGTTCGCCGGCCAGGCGATCGTCGCGATCGTCTTCGGGATCCTGGCCATCCACTTCGTCAACCAGCACCATCTCGCGCCCGCCTCGACGCATCTGTCCTTCACCCGCGACTACAAGAGCTGGGCCTTCGGGACTGTCGGGTTCGTCGTGTGGGCGTACCTGATGATCACCGCGACCTCCAACGGCGTGAACCTCACCGACGGGCTCGACGGGCTCGCCAGCGGCGCCTCCTGCATGGTGTTCGGCGCCTATGTCGTCATCGCGTTCTGGCAGTACGGCAACAACTGCGTCAACGTGTCGACGACCAACTGCTACTCGGTACGCGACCCCCTCGACGCGGCGGTCATCGCCGCGGCGGCCATGGGCGCCTGCTTCGGCTTCCTGTGGTGGAACGCCTCTCCGGCGCGCATCTTCATGGGGGACACCGGCTCGCTGGCGATCGGCGGCCTGCTGGCGGGACTCGCGGTGACCACGCGTACCGAGCTGCTGCTGCTCATCCTCGGCGGGCTGTTCGTCATCGAGACGCTGTCTGTGATCATCCAGGTCGCGTCGTTTCGCGGCTTCGGGCGCCGGGTGTTCCGGATGGCGCCGTTCCACCACCATTTCGAGCTCGCCGGATGGTCGGAGAACACCGTCATCGTCCGGTTCTGGATCATCGCCGGGCTTGCGGTCGCCTTCGGGCTCGGCGTCTTCTACGCGGCGTTCCTGTCCTTCAAATGA
- the murD gene encoding UDP-N-acetylmuramoyl-L-alanine--D-glutamate ligase — MTSPDFSGRRVAVAGAAVSGLAVGRVALDRGARVVVVDQRDDESVRAALAPLLAAGAEARLGDAESPVDADLVVTSPGWRPDQPMLVAAQAAGIEVIGEPELAYRMRPWLDGFGPQPWVAITGTNGKTTTTGMVDAILRAAGHRTVAAGNVGRPLIEVVLDPDPYDVVAVELSSFQLHWSSELTPHVGAVLNIAEDHLDWHGSMEAYVAAKTAIWRRGSEGVYNAEDTLVAGLAEATLSCPHPFTTGEPAFGGFGVADGAVIDQMTNGKTDTRLVEIADLAVSGPHNVANAVAAAAATRVFGLSGGYDVPVGAVGEGLRSYRPGRHRNDVVGQAGGVTWVDDSKATNPHAAAASLSAYPSVVWIAGGLLKGADVDPLVAEQHHRLRGVVLIGRDRAQIAQALARHAPDVPLVTVVTDETSGMDEAVQAAAELAQPGDTVLLAPAAASMDMFRDYAERGDRYAAAVRRIIDYLS, encoded by the coding sequence ATGACCAGCCCCGACTTCTCGGGGCGCCGGGTCGCCGTTGCCGGCGCCGCGGTCTCGGGACTCGCGGTCGGGCGGGTGGCGCTCGACCGGGGTGCCCGGGTAGTGGTCGTCGACCAGCGGGACGACGAATCGGTCCGCGCTGCGCTGGCCCCGCTGCTGGCGGCCGGCGCCGAGGCCCGGCTGGGCGACGCCGAGTCGCCGGTCGACGCCGACCTCGTCGTGACCTCGCCCGGCTGGCGTCCCGACCAGCCGATGCTCGTCGCGGCCCAGGCCGCCGGTATCGAGGTCATCGGCGAGCCGGAGCTCGCCTACCGGATGCGCCCGTGGCTCGATGGGTTCGGGCCGCAGCCCTGGGTGGCGATCACGGGCACCAACGGCAAGACGACGACAACCGGAATGGTCGACGCCATCTTGCGAGCGGCGGGCCATCGAACCGTCGCCGCGGGCAACGTCGGCCGCCCGCTGATCGAGGTGGTGCTCGATCCCGACCCGTACGACGTGGTCGCCGTCGAGCTGTCCAGCTTCCAGCTGCACTGGAGCAGCGAGCTGACGCCGCACGTCGGCGCCGTGCTCAACATCGCCGAGGACCACCTCGACTGGCACGGGTCGATGGAGGCGTACGTCGCCGCCAAGACCGCGATCTGGCGGCGCGGGAGTGAAGGCGTCTACAACGCCGAGGACACCCTCGTCGCGGGGCTCGCCGAGGCGACCCTGTCGTGTCCGCACCCGTTCACGACCGGCGAGCCGGCGTTCGGAGGGTTCGGTGTCGCCGACGGTGCGGTCATCGATCAGATGACCAACGGCAAGACCGATACCCGCCTCGTGGAGATCGCCGACCTCGCGGTGTCCGGTCCGCACAACGTCGCGAACGCCGTCGCGGCCGCCGCGGCGACCCGGGTGTTCGGGCTCTCCGGCGGATACGACGTGCCGGTCGGCGCCGTCGGCGAGGGCCTGCGGTCCTACCGTCCCGGCCGTCACCGCAACGACGTCGTGGGTCAGGCCGGCGGAGTCACCTGGGTCGACGACTCCAAGGCCACGAACCCGCACGCGGCAGCGGCGAGCCTGTCGGCGTACCCGTCCGTGGTGTGGATCGCCGGAGGCTTGCTGAAGGGCGCCGACGTCGATCCGTTGGTCGCCGAGCAGCACCACCGGCTGCGGGGAGTCGTGCTGATCGGCCGCGATCGGGCGCAGATTGCGCAAGCTCTTGCGCGACACGCGCCGGATGTGCCGCTTGTGACGGTCGTGACGGATGAAACTAGCGGGATGGATGAGGCAGTGCAGGCTGCCGCCGAGCTGGCCCAGCCCGGCGACACCGTGCTGCTCGCTCCCGCGGCCGCCAGCATGGACATGTTCCGTGACTACGCCGAGCGGGGGGACCGTTACGCCGCGGCAGTGCGGCGCATCATCGACTACCTCTCGTAG
- the ftsW gene encoding putative lipid II flippase FtsW, with product MAAATRRKTAPAPKSPIAAVVGLLNRPQASYYLVAGSAAALLALGLIMVLSASSVTSYTSSGSSFTIASRQALWVVIGLPVLWLGARLPVRAYRVLAYPLLIGSIALLLAVLVPGVGQNVSGATRWIALPGGMQLQPSEPAKLALVLWGADLLSRKEKRLGEAKHLLVPLVPMALLIALLVMAEPDMGTTIVLMVVLLALLFTAGAPMWLFARLGIGLGGLAALLAVTEPYRMRRLVGFRDPCAESHALSVGYQACQGLYALSSGGWFGVGLGGSREKFGYLPNTYTDYIFAIIGEELGLLGSLVVLGLFALLAYAGIRIAQRCRDRFSQLAAAGVTAWLLGQALVNMGAVVGLLPITGIPLPLVSFGGSALVPTMFAIGMLISFARNEPATAKALAARRRARGRRSPRFAWAR from the coding sequence GTGGCCGCCGCCACGCGCCGCAAGACGGCGCCTGCCCCGAAGTCGCCGATCGCCGCCGTCGTCGGGCTGCTCAACCGGCCCCAGGCCTCCTACTACCTCGTCGCGGGCAGTGCGGCCGCTCTGCTGGCGCTCGGGCTGATCATGGTGCTGTCGGCGTCGAGCGTCACGTCGTACACCTCGAGCGGCTCGTCGTTCACCATCGCCTCGCGCCAGGCGCTGTGGGTGGTGATCGGGCTGCCGGTGCTGTGGCTGGGCGCCCGACTGCCGGTGCGCGCCTACCGGGTGCTCGCCTACCCGCTGCTGATCGGGTCGATCGCCCTGCTGCTCGCAGTGCTCGTGCCCGGCGTCGGCCAGAACGTGTCCGGCGCGACCAGGTGGATCGCGCTGCCCGGCGGCATGCAGCTGCAGCCGTCCGAGCCGGCCAAGCTCGCGCTCGTGCTGTGGGGCGCGGACCTGTTGTCGCGCAAGGAGAAGCGGCTCGGCGAGGCCAAGCACCTGTTGGTGCCGTTGGTGCCGATGGCGCTGCTGATCGCGCTGCTCGTCATGGCCGAGCCCGACATGGGCACCACGATCGTGCTGATGGTGGTGCTGCTCGCGCTGCTGTTCACAGCGGGCGCGCCGATGTGGCTGTTTGCCCGGCTGGGGATCGGGCTGGGCGGGCTCGCGGCGCTGCTGGCGGTCACCGAGCCCTACCGGATGCGCCGCCTCGTCGGCTTCCGTGACCCGTGCGCCGAAAGTCACGCGCTCTCGGTCGGCTACCAGGCCTGTCAGGGCCTCTACGCGCTGTCCTCGGGAGGCTGGTTCGGGGTCGGGCTGGGTGGCAGCCGGGAAAAGTTCGGCTACCTGCCCAACACCTACACCGACTACATCTTCGCGATCATCGGCGAGGAGCTCGGGCTGCTCGGCTCGCTCGTCGTGCTGGGACTGTTCGCCCTGCTCGCCTACGCCGGGATCCGGATCGCCCAGCGCTGCCGTGACCGGTTCAGCCAGCTCGCCGCCGCCGGGGTGACCGCGTGGCTGCTCGGCCAGGCGCTGGTGAACATGGGGGCGGTCGTCGGCCTGCTGCCGATCACCGGGATCCCGCTGCCGCTGGTCTCCTTCGGCGGCTCGGCGCTCGTGCCGACGATGTTCGCCATCGGGATGCTGATCTCGTTCGCGCGCAACGAGCCGGCGACCGCGAAGGCCCTGGCGGCTCGACGTCGCGCGAGGGGGCGCCGCTCGCCCCGGTTCGCCTGGGCCCGCTGA
- the murG gene encoding undecaprenyldiphospho-muramoylpentapeptide beta-N-acetylglucosaminyltransferase: MKAVLAGGGSAGHVSPLLALADRLVADDPATEIVALGTTAGLEARLVPARGYRLHPIPKVPLPRRPSADLLRLPANLRRAVDAARAAIEELDADVVVGFGGYVSAPAYLAARRTTTPIVVHEQNSRPGFANRLGARLTSHVAVTFPDTPLRHAVRTGMPLRAEIVGLDVAAARPAARRAFGLDQRRTTLLVFGGSLGAQRLNEVVPAAADALWERGVQVLHVSGNGKTVEVPSPPPGAPAYRVVEYVDRMELAYAAADFVIGRAGANTVSELTALGLPAAYVPLPIGNGEQRLNALPVVQAGGGLMVADRELDRVWLLDNVLPLLADPAALGTMGTAAHAFGRIDADRLLADLVRTAIGGS, from the coding sequence ATGAAGGCCGTTCTGGCGGGAGGCGGGAGCGCCGGCCACGTCTCCCCGTTGCTGGCGCTGGCGGATCGGCTCGTCGCCGACGACCCGGCCACCGAGATCGTCGCACTGGGGACCACGGCCGGCCTCGAGGCCCGGCTGGTGCCCGCGCGGGGCTACCGGCTGCACCCGATACCCAAGGTTCCGCTCCCGCGGCGGCCCTCCGCGGACCTGCTGCGGTTGCCCGCGAACCTGCGCCGCGCGGTCGATGCCGCGCGAGCGGCGATCGAGGAGCTGGACGCGGACGTCGTCGTCGGGTTCGGCGGCTACGTGTCCGCTCCGGCGTACCTCGCGGCGCGCCGCACGACGACCCCGATCGTGGTCCACGAGCAGAACAGCAGGCCCGGCTTCGCCAACCGGCTGGGCGCGCGGCTGACGTCGCACGTCGCGGTCACCTTTCCCGACACACCGCTGCGGCACGCGGTGCGCACCGGAATGCCGCTGCGCGCCGAGATCGTGGGTCTCGACGTCGCGGCCGCTCGGCCGGCGGCCAGGCGGGCATTCGGGCTCGACCAGCGGCGCACCACGCTGCTGGTGTTCGGCGGCTCGCTCGGCGCCCAGCGCCTCAACGAGGTCGTGCCCGCGGCGGCGGACGCCCTGTGGGAGCGCGGCGTCCAGGTGCTGCACGTCAGCGGGAACGGCAAAACGGTCGAGGTGCCCTCGCCGCCGCCCGGAGCGCCCGCGTACCGGGTCGTCGAGTACGTCGACCGGATGGAGCTCGCCTACGCCGCGGCGGACTTCGTGATCGGGCGGGCCGGCGCCAACACCGTCAGCGAGCTGACCGCCCTCGGGCTGCCGGCGGCGTACGTCCCGCTGCCGATCGGCAACGGTGAGCAGCGGCTCAACGCGCTACCAGTGGTGCAGGCGGGCGGCGGACTGATGGTCGCCGACCGCGAGCTCGATCGCGTCTGGCTGCTCGACAACGTGCTCCCGCTGCTCGCGGACCCCGCCGCGCTGGGCACCATGGGGACGGCGGCGCACGCCTTCGGCAGGATCGACGCCGACCGGCTGCTCGCGGACCTGGTCCGAACTGCGATCGGAGGATCCTGA
- the murC gene encoding UDP-N-acetylmuramate--L-alanine ligase has translation MGIGGAGMSGIARLLLSRGVAVSGCDAKESAALAALRPLGVTVSIGHDPAHCAEVDTVVVSSAIRPTNPELERAHEVGRLVLPRAAALASVMADRIGLAVAGTHGKTTTTSMLTVAMHACGRDPSYAIGGDLNEPGSNAHHGTGEFFVAEADESDRSFLLLSPHGAVVTNVEPDHLDNYGDPAAVHAAFEAFVGRVTPGGPLLLGADDPGSRALVEPARARGLDVRTFGVAADADVRVDDLVVAPGGSRFDLVVGGRRLGPVELAVPGAFNAVNAAGALGLGLAVRLPFADMIRGLAAFSGARRRFELKGLAGGVRVYDDYAHHPTEVARGALVAARGAARDGRVIAVFQPHLYSRTQRFAAEFAEALGAADVVVVMDVYAAREDPLPGVTGRLIADAVPAPAEVHFEPSWAAVPTLVAELARPGDVVITIGAGDVTMIGPAVLDELAGA, from the coding sequence ATGGGGATCGGCGGCGCCGGGATGAGCGGGATCGCCCGGCTGCTGCTCTCCCGCGGCGTGGCGGTCAGCGGGTGCGACGCGAAGGAGTCCGCGGCGCTCGCGGCGCTGCGACCGCTCGGCGTCACCGTCTCGATCGGCCACGACCCGGCGCACTGCGCCGAGGTCGACACGGTCGTCGTGTCCAGCGCGATTCGCCCGACCAACCCCGAGCTGGAGCGGGCGCACGAGGTCGGGCGGCTGGTGCTGCCACGGGCCGCCGCGCTCGCGTCGGTGATGGCCGACCGGATCGGGCTGGCCGTCGCCGGGACCCACGGCAAGACCACGACGACCTCGATGCTGACCGTTGCGATGCACGCCTGCGGTCGCGACCCGAGCTACGCGATCGGCGGCGACCTCAACGAACCCGGGTCGAACGCCCACCACGGCACGGGCGAGTTCTTCGTCGCCGAGGCCGACGAGAGCGACCGCTCCTTCCTGCTGCTCTCGCCGCACGGCGCGGTCGTCACCAACGTCGAACCGGACCACTTGGACAACTACGGCGACCCGGCGGCGGTCCACGCCGCGTTCGAGGCCTTCGTCGGACGCGTCACGCCCGGCGGCCCGCTGCTGCTGGGTGCCGACGATCCGGGCTCACGCGCCCTCGTCGAGCCGGCCCGGGCCCGGGGCCTCGACGTCCGGACCTTCGGCGTCGCCGCCGACGCCGACGTCCGGGTCGACGACCTGGTCGTCGCACCCGGGGGCTCACGCTTCGACCTGGTCGTCGGCGGCCGCCGGCTCGGGCCGGTCGAGCTCGCGGTCCCCGGCGCCTTCAACGCCGTCAACGCCGCCGGCGCGCTCGGGCTCGGGCTCGCGGTCAGGCTGCCGTTCGCCGACATGATCCGCGGGCTGGCTGCCTTCTCCGGCGCCCGGCGCCGCTTCGAGCTGAAGGGCCTCGCCGGGGGAGTACGGGTCTACGACGACTACGCCCACCACCCGACCGAGGTGGCCAGAGGGGCGCTGGTCGCGGCCCGCGGCGCGGCCCGCGACGGCCGGGTGATCGCGGTGTTCCAGCCGCACCTCTACAGCCGCACCCAGCGCTTCGCCGCCGAGTTTGCCGAGGCGCTCGGCGCCGCCGACGTGGTCGTGGTGATGGACGTCTACGCCGCCCGGGAAGACCCGCTTCCCGGGGTCACCGGGCGGCTGATCGCCGACGCCGTGCCCGCGCCGGCCGAGGTCCACTTCGAGCCGAGCTGGGCGGCCGTCCCGACGCTGGTCGCAGAGCTGGCGAGACCGGGCGACGTGGTGATCACCATCGGCGCGGGGGACGTCACCATGATCGGCCCAGCCGTCCTCGACGAGCTTGCCGGGGCGTAG
- the ftsZ gene encoding cell division protein FtsZ, protein MAAPQNYLAVIKVVGIGGGGVNAVNRMIEVGLKGVEFIAVNTDAQALLMSDADVKLDVGRDLTRGLGAGADPAVGRQAAEDNVEEIEEVLKGADMVFVTAGEGGGTGTGGAPVVARIARELGALTIGVVTRPFSFEGKRRSSQAEEGIAALREEVDTLIVIPNDRLLSISDKRVSVLEAFHSADQVLLSGVQGITDLITTPGLINLDFADVKSVMTGAGTALMGIGSARGDDRALVAAEGAIASPLLEASIEGAHGVLMNVSGGSDLGLFEIHEAAQLVAEAAHPEANIIFGAVIDDALGDEVRVTVIAAGFDGGMPRARLFEPRRAQQAPAVERERERPAPAVEFDDEEDDGLLLTELTETPPPPPVRAPRRAPAPEPAPEPAREREPARASRPTPPRRTIVFDDSDDLDVPDFLK, encoded by the coding sequence GTGGCAGCACCGCAGAACTACCTCGCCGTGATCAAGGTCGTCGGCATCGGTGGTGGTGGCGTCAACGCCGTCAACCGGATGATCGAGGTCGGCCTCAAGGGGGTCGAGTTCATCGCGGTCAACACCGACGCACAGGCCCTGCTGATGAGCGACGCCGACGTCAAGCTCGACGTCGGGCGCGACCTGACCCGGGGCCTCGGCGCCGGTGCCGACCCGGCGGTCGGCCGGCAGGCCGCTGAGGACAACGTCGAGGAGATCGAGGAGGTCCTCAAGGGGGCCGACATGGTCTTCGTCACCGCCGGTGAGGGCGGCGGCACCGGGACCGGCGGCGCCCCCGTGGTCGCCCGGATCGCCCGCGAGCTTGGCGCGCTGACGATCGGGGTCGTGACCCGGCCGTTCTCCTTCGAGGGCAAGCGCCGGTCGTCCCAGGCCGAGGAGGGGATCGCGGCGCTCCGCGAGGAGGTCGACACCCTCATCGTCATCCCGAACGACCGGCTGCTGTCGATCAGCGACAAGCGGGTCAGCGTCCTGGAGGCGTTCCACTCGGCCGACCAGGTCCTGCTCTCCGGCGTCCAGGGCATCACCGACCTGATCACCACCCCAGGTCTGATCAACCTCGACTTCGCCGACGTGAAGTCCGTCATGACCGGCGCCGGCACCGCCCTGATGGGCATCGGGTCGGCCCGAGGCGACGACCGCGCCCTGGTCGCTGCGGAAGGCGCCATCGCCAGCCCGCTGCTCGAGGCGTCCATCGAGGGCGCTCACGGCGTACTGATGAACGTGTCGGGTGGCAGCGACCTGGGGCTGTTCGAGATCCACGAGGCGGCGCAGCTGGTCGCCGAAGCCGCTCACCCGGAGGCGAACATCATCTTCGGCGCCGTCATCGACGACGCGCTCGGCGACGAAGTGCGCGTCACGGTCATCGCGGCCGGCTTCGACGGTGGGATGCCGCGGGCGCGGCTGTTCGAGCCGCGGCGCGCCCAGCAGGCGCCCGCCGTGGAGCGGGAGCGGGAGCGCCCGGCGCCGGCGGTCGAGTTCGACGACGAGGAAGACGACGGTCTGCTGCTGACGGAGCTGACCGAGACCCCGCCGCCGCCCCCGGTGCGCGCCCCGCGGCGTGCGCCGGCCCCCGAGCCCGCGCCGGAGCCGGCCCGGGAGCGTGAGCCGGCCCGGGCGTCGCGGCCGACCCCGCCGCGCCGGACGATCGTCTTCGACGACTCCGACGACCTCGACGTTCCCGACTTCCTGAAGTAG